The Populus alba chromosome 4, ASM523922v2, whole genome shotgun sequence genome contains a region encoding:
- the LOC118060132 gene encoding uncharacterized protein — protein MPSESDKWGWEHVSVFGGFDRGSGTKRWKCNHCNLRYNGSYSRVRAHLLGFSGVGVKSCPAIDRSLREAFQVLEEERVSQKKKKNSVIGKPCKRPRTSQPTLAWKTITKEDIDDMVARFFYADGLNIDIVNSPYFREMVKAIGAFGSGYELPSIDKLSDSFLSKEKARIEKSVALVRESWPHTGCTILCAGRLDGALDSAHVNIFISSPRGLVFLKAVDVNDTDEGEHVFTGALGDTIMEVGPTNVLQIVSHLGDACKSSESYLSSKFPNIFWSPCTSHSVFMLMEEMAELEWIKPVVLCAKAIEQCMITYQHTSSCTFGQDLKEFSDPISAKFAPSYCFLRRVFELRQPLQDVVVSEDWKQWKNNMAEDVVNVESAILDDGFWSKADLLLQLYEPFVSLLATIDIDKSVTGAVYDWRIQALEALRSQAIDDGILNQLEGLIENRWDVLFSPLHAAGYLLNPRYIGKGQAKDKSVMRGWKATLERYESESAARCVLREQLSSYWRLEGSLGEEDAVDCRDKMDPVAWWENFGFETPNLQTLAIKILSQVSSVAMCEEIWQASDFSCRESANRLGEQRMEDLFFVRNNLRLHGQRNGNLCFSSGQRNAFSSSFSGVKTWDGLHLDQSNTTVDVHEKL, from the coding sequence ATGCCATCAGAATCTGATAAGTGGGGATGGGAACATGTTAGCGTGTTTGGTGGATTTGACAGGGGAAGTGGTACAAAAAGGTGGAAATGTAACCACTGTAATCTACGATATAATGGGTCTTATTCACGTGTCAGGGCCCACCTTCTAGGGTTCTCAGGTGTTGGGGTCAAAAGCTGCCCCGCTATAGACAGGTCCTTACGAGAAGCATTTCAGGTCCTAGAAGAGGAGCGTGTttcacagaagaagaaaaagaattctGTCATTGGGAAGCCTTGTAAACGCCCTCGGACTTCTCAGCCAACTCTTGCCTGGAAAACCATCACAAAAGAAGATATAGATGACATGGTAGCTAGATTTTTTTATGCTGATGGATTAAATATTGATATCGTCAACTCTCCTTACTTTCGTGAAATGGTGAAAGCAATTGGTGCTTTTGGCTCTGGGTATGAACTCCCATCAATAGATAAGCTGTCTGATTCTTTTTTAAGCAAAGAGAAAGCGAGGATTGAAAAATCAGTAGCTCTAGTTAGGGAGTCATGGCCACATACAGGATGCACAATACTGTGTGCCGGTCGCTTAGATGGTGCATTAGATAGCGCACATGTCAATATATTTATCTCCAGCCCAAGGGGACTTGTATTTTTAAAGGCAGTTGATGTCAATGATACTGATGAGGGAGAGCACGTGTTTACTGGTGCTCTCGGTGATACTATTATGGAAGTTGGCCCCACAAATGTTCTTCAGATAGTTTCACATCTAGGCGATGCATGCAAATCATCTGAGTCCTATTTATCGTCAAAGTTCCCTAATATCTTCTGGTCTCCTTGCACTTCACACTCTGTCTTCATGTTGATGGAAGAAATGGCCGAACTGGAATGGATAAAACCTGTTGTCTTGTGTGCCAAGGCAATTGAGCAATGCATGATCACATATCAACATACTTCTTCGTGCACTTTTGGTCAAGATTTGAAAGAGTTCTCTGATCCGATCTCTGCCAAATTTGCACCTTCATATTGCTTTCTCCGGAGGGTCTTTGAGCTAAGGCAACCACTCCAGGATGTGGTTGTAAGTGAAGACTGGAAGCAATGGAAGAATAATATGGCAGAGGATGTTGTAAATGTTGAATCTGCCATTTTAGATGATGGTTTCTGGAGCAAGGCTGATTTATTGTTGCAGTTATATGAGCCTTTTGTAAGTTTGCTTGCTACAATTGATATCGACAAATCTGTTACTGGTGCAGTTTATGACTGGCGGATTCAGGCACTTGAAGCCTTGAGGAGTCAGGCAATTGATGATGGCATATTGAATCAGTTAGAAGGACTGATTGAGAACAGGTGGGATGTTCTATTTTCCCCTCTTCATGCTGCAGGTTATTTACTGAATCCTAGATATATTGGAAAAGGTCAAGCAAAGGATAAATCTGTAATGCGGGGCTGGAAAGCTACGCTAGAAAGATATGAGAGTGAAAGCGCAGCCAGATGTGTTCTCAGAGAGCAGCTCAGCTCATACTGGCGTCTGGAAGGATCCTTGGGAGAGGAAGATGCCGTGGATTGCAGGGATAAAATGGATCCAGTTGCTTGGTGGGAAAACTTCGGTTTTGAAACACCCAACTTACAAACACTAGCCATAAAGATTCTGAGCCAGGTTTCAAGTGTTGCAATGTGCGAAGAGATTTGGCAAGCTAGTGACTTCTCATGTCGAGAATCTGCAAACAGGTTGGGAGAGCAGAGAATGGaagatcttttttttgttcgaaACAATCTCAGGCTTCATGGTCAAAGAAATGGGAATCTATGCTTCTCATCTGGCCAAAGAAATGCCTTTTCAAGCTCCTTTTCTGGAGTCAAGACATGGGATGGTCTGCATCTTGATCAATCTAATACAACGGTAGATGTCcatgaaaaattatga